The following are encoded together in the Triticum dicoccoides isolate Atlit2015 ecotype Zavitan chromosome 6B, WEW_v2.0, whole genome shotgun sequence genome:
- the LOC119321462 gene encoding uncharacterized protein LOC119321462: MAAKSLVHTALEYSLQKYLLLLATMVITVTYAAGFNPPGGVWQVTHEGKLAGDPIILETHYHRYLSFYYCNATAFGASLVVIVSIVIFTVRHNKEKERGEMDPLQPVMLLRVFMVLVVLSLMGAYGTGTCRDKSSTVYFVVLVAAVLLYILVLKLMDYCWGKNSDSGGTIPAHILISDPTVREEEERLRHRQALEKLKAQERLRKLLMLLATFAVSITYSAGLNTPGGFWDSTGGGHHPGDVILKDHHNVRLTVFLLCNTTAFVASLLIIMLLIVNSRKLHALSLVLYACIVVTLVGLVGAYVAGSSRKTSTTAQVVGLAGGAVALAYILRYTLPSKSLSCCSSGETRFPATHHSAGEALDKAHPLVVLLATLAATITYTAGLDPPGGLWQDDGDGHMAGDPILLTTNAGRYRAFFYCNSVAFVTSLVVIVLVQMGNLVRHRLLLTAMILNLFGLIGAYAAGSCRDVSTSIYAMALTGAVLVYVVMHIVFFTLDHKDKKDNYQEEQLLEKRRKRLLLFAVLAATITYQAGLTPPGGFLLQDKLGHHAGDPVLLYNYPRRYNAFFYSNSVSFMLSITLIILLVNPNLYRPAIRSNALSVCMVVGLFCSMGAYAAGSTQHRKMSIYVFSLVAVVLYSVLALLLVFLLRRDLDWDEEQGKKVKEKKWDWDQEERKKHARRKNLMLLGILVASVAYQAGLKPPGGAWQSNDNGYEAGNPVMHDMRSPRYLAFFYSNSISFMASIVVIVMLLPRWLPHKKEEEWEKRSLRVMNWTIRLGLVTLLVAYAAGSNRGWKTSVYVVMLILAVLGYFAIHIILWRSKLRRRFAARRPEAWLLQRSYSM, translated from the exons ATGGCGGCGAAGTCGCTTGTGCACACTGCGTTGGAGTACAGCCTGCAGAAGTACCTCCTGCTGCTAGCCACCATGGTGATTACCGTCACTTACGCCGCTGGCTTCAACCCGCCAGGAGGCGTCTGGCAGGTGACCCATGAGGGCAAACttgccggcgaccccatcatcctcgAAACCCACTACCACCGGTACCTCTCCTTTTACTACTGTAACGCCACTGCATTCGGTGCATCCCTCGTGGTCATCGTCTCCATCGTCATCTTTACCGTCCGGCACAACAAGGAGAAGGAGAGGGGGGAGATGGACCCCTTACAGCCCGTCATGCTGCTGCGGGTCTTCATGGTGCTAGTCGTGCTCAGCCTCATGGGCGCCTACGGCACCGGCACATGCCGGGACAAGAGCTCCACCGTCTACTTTGTGGTGCTGGTGGCCGCCGTCTTGCTCTACATCCTCGTTCTCAAGTTGATGGACTACTGCTGGGGCAAGAACTCCGACTCCGGCGGCACGATTCCAGCCCACATCCTCATCTCTGACCCCACAGTCAGAGAAGAGGAGGAGCGGCTCCGCCACCGCCAGGCCCTGGAGAAGCTCAAAGCCCAAGAACGGCTCCGCAAGCTCCTGATGCTCCTGGCGACGTTCGCGGTGAGCATCACCTACTCCGCCGGGCTGAACACTCCGGGTGGCTTCTGGGACAGCACTGGGGGCGGCCACCACCCCGGCGATGTGATTCTCAAGGACCACCACAACGTGCGCCTGACGGTATTCTTACTCTGCAACACCACGGCGTTCGTGGCGTCCCTGCTCATCATTATGCTGCTCATCGTCAACAGCAGGAAGCTCCATGCTCTGTCTCTCGTGCTCTATGCGTGCATTGTCGTCACGCTTGTCGGCCTCGTCGGCGCATATGTCGCTGGCAGCAGCAGGAAGACCAGTACCACCGCCCAGGTGGTCGGCCTGGCCGGCGGCGCCGTGGCATTGGCATACATCCTACGCTATACTTTACCGTCAAAATCCTTGTCTTGTTGTTCCAGTGGAGAAACACGATTTCCTGCAACTCACCACAG TGCTGGGGAGGCTCTGGACAAGGCTCACCCTCTTGTTGTACTCCTCGCCACTCTTGCCGCCACCATCACCTACACAGCAGGGTTGGACCCGCCGGGTGGCCTTTGGCAGGACGACGGCGACGGGCACATGGCCGGCGATCCCATCCTCCTCACGACCAACGCTGGGAGGTACAGGGCCTTCTTTTACTGCAACTCCGTTGCATTCGTGACCTCCTTGGTGGTCATCGTCCTGGTCCAGATGGGGAATCTGGTTAGGCACCGTCTGCTCTTGACAGCCATGATACTGAACCTGTTTGGCCTTATTGGTGCGTATGCTGCCGGGAGCTGCCGGGACGTGAGCACCTCCATTTACGCCATGGCCTTGACAGGTGCCGTCCTGGTCTATGTGGTGATGCATATTGTCTTCTTCACGCTGGACCACAAGGACAAGAAAGACAATTATCAAGAAGAACAGTTGCTGGAGAAGAGGCGCAAACGGTTGCTCCTCTTTGCGGTCTTGGCAGCGACCATCACCTACCAAGCCGGCCTCACCCCTCCCGGCGGATTCTTGCTCCAAGACAAGCTCGGGCACCACGCTGGCGACCCGGTCCTCTTGTACAACTACCCGCGCCGCTACAATGCCTTCTTCTACTCCAACTCGGTGAGCTTCATGCTGTCCATCACCCTCATCATCCTCTTGGTGAACCCCAACCTGTATAGGCCAGCCATACGTAGCAATGCGCTATCTGTTTGTATGGTGGTGGGCTTGTTTTGTTCTATGGGGGCCTACGCTGCCGGAAGCACGCAACACCGCAAGATGTCCATTTACGTCTTCTCGTTGGTGGCCGTGGTTCTCTACTCTGTACTCGCACTGCTGCTAGTATTTTTACTGAGGCGGGATTTGGATTGGGACGAAGAACAAGGGAAGAAGGTTAAAGAAAAGAAGTGGGATTGGGATCAAGAAGAAAGGAAGAAGCATGCGAGGCGCAAGAACCTGATGCTGCTAGGCATTCTGGTGGCGAGCGTAGCCTACCAGGCCGGGCTGAAACCGCCTGGCGGGGCGTGGCAGAGCAACGACAACGGGTATGAGGCGGGCAACCCAGTGATGCACGACATGAGAAGTCCCCGGTACCTCGCCTTCTTTTACAGCAACTCCATTTCCTTCATGGCCTCCATAGTTGTCATCGTCATGTTGCTACCGCGATGGCTGCCACATAAGAAGGAAGAAGAATGGGAGAAACGGTCGCTGAGGGTGATGAACTGGACGATCCGACTGGGTTTGGTTACTCTCCTTGTTGCCTATGCAGCCGGCTCCAACAGGGGGTGGAAGACGTCTGTTTATGTCGTCATGCTCATCCTTGCTGTGCTGGGCTACTTTGCAATCCATATAATACTATGGCGTAGCAAACTCAGAAGGAGATTTGCAGCGAGAAGACCCGAGGCATGGCTTCTGCAGCGTAGCTATAGTATGTGA